The genomic region TGGTAGTCGGTGGGGTGGTGTGTTAGTGCCTGACACCTTTGTATCTTGTCTTGCGTGTGTGTTGTGTGCGGTGGTGGCGTGTGTTTATATCGGTCTACACGGTTGTAATGCGGTGATGGTTTCTttatataatataaagcggggaacCCCTTTTTCGTCATAACCGATGGCAGACATTATAGTGCCGCAGATGTATTGCACACAAGCACTATATATGAGGAATTTCCCAACGTGTTCAACCAAACCAGCAAACTTACATTAAATTACTAGATAATCATCTATTGTATCGGAGAAGGGGAAAAAGAACCCTGAATTTTCGTTCGTTATGGGAAATATGACACATAATAACCAAAATAGCATACGGCATCATATCAGAGTGATGAAAAAAGATATTGTTGATTATTCATAACATTGAAATACATTCATGGCTTACAGACACACAGCGGCATGACATATTCTCCATTTATTTTATAGATATAAGGATGCTCGAGATATTCAATCAAGTCCTTGATTTAGGCACTAATCCTCTGTGTAATCAACAAATGTCTGACTTAGTTGTGGTTGTTCTCCCAAAATTGGGCCTGGAGATAGTCTATTGTATTATTTTCCACCTGAAATGCCTTGGCAAGAACATCATATGATATTGGTGGGTCCGACCCAAACACTGCATTGGCAATTGTGATAGCCCCTGGGTTCTGGCTGCTGAGCGCGGCAATTGCAATAGCGGGCTGGTGGGGGTTGGGGTTGAATTGGAAGTGGATGAGCCCCACGGGGAAGACAAACACATCACCTTTGTTGAGCATCTTGGAAAGGAACTTGTTTCTGTTGGGGGCGGGCTGGTTGGATGTGACAAAGCCAACATATAGTGTCCCCTCGAGCACCGTGAGGATCTCAGTGGCGCGAGGGTGCGTATGTGGTGGGTTCTGACCCAAGGGAGCATAGTCGATGCGTGCAATTGAGATGCCGAGGGTGTTGAGTCCAGCAATCTGCATGACGTTGATCAAAGTGACGTTGGATCCAACCTTGTTGGTCACCCTAGGCTTGTCGAGGTTGGCTGCCTTGAAGAAGTCGTCTGCGTTAACTTCCATCGGGTTCTTGCAAACAAACCCATTGACACGCACTGGGTGCAGAGAGGAGATGTAACATTTAAGGTTAGATCTTACAAAGTCGTTTTCTTGGATATAATTTTCAGAATCTGATTGCAACATACGTATCTAGTGATAACATGACAGGAAACCATGAAGTGCGTAGTACCTGGTGAATGCAGGTCGGCGACGCAAAAGTCCTGGAGTGGGCTAGGATCAGAGGCAGTGGCCTGCCATGAGACcagtgcaagaagagcagcaaaGAGAAAGATGGAAGAGGATGATGCCATTTGAGTTTAGTTTCTTGGGCTCTTCTTttctcttgtgttcctctttgtgtTTGTTGCCTGAGTGGTGCTTTGAGCATGCAGGGGTTGTATGTGTTTATATAGGCGCAGTGAGGCGTGTGCGAACTCGGGAGCAATAGACATAGTCAGGTGGAACCGACCAACAGATTGAAATGGTCTCGGGCTGCTGATTAAACTATTTTGCATAAATGTTTTCCCTTCAAATGAAGCAATGCAGCGTATACAGATAGATAAAGGAACTCTATGTGATGTACGACTGAGTAGTAACGATGATTGTTTCTCCATTTAACCCGAGTCTCAACAATGCATGCAGGGCTAATTCCAGGGAAATTCACCACCCGTCGCCATTATTAATGAAGGAAAATATTTATAAACAAGAAATATCCGGCAAGAGAAACAAATGAATTCCACAAGTTTAATTATATGTCTAAATATCCTGTGTTTCTATCATACTATCATATACCTGGTCATAGTCTGAACTGGTTCCCGCGAAATCAGTCAAAGAGAGCAGTTGAGAAAAGCCAAGTTATACAAGGCAAACAATTATTTTCTAGCTTGATGCCGACATAGACAAAGTTACCTACTCTTACGTGAGCCTGATACATGGGTGCATGACTACTAAAGACATATAGAGTGACTACTACTCCTGTTCGCTCCACAAGTTGATATAGTATTATGTGTGCTATCTAGCTTTTGGAACTACGAAATTATATATTTGCCAATAGATTTGTCATGAAATTCCAGCAACATAAGACGACAGAGTAGTAAACGGATTCGTAGCAGCCCCTGTTTGTTATCATCATGTCAATCCGATATTTACTTGGTCAGATGTCTCTCGAAGTGGTTGAGTACTTACAGGAAGAAGCAACGACATTAATGGACGAAGTACCAAACCAAAAGGAGAGA from Triticum dicoccoides isolate Atlit2015 ecotype Zavitan unplaced genomic scaffold, WEW_v2.0 scaffold179267, whole genome shotgun sequence harbors:
- the LOC119344678 gene encoding germin-like protein 8-5, producing MASSSSIFLFAALLALVSWQATASDPSPLQDFCVADLHSPVRVNGFVCKNPMEVNADDFFKAANLDKPRVTNKVGSNVTLINVMQIAGLNTLGISIARIDYAPLGQNPPHTHPRATEILTVLEGTLYVGFVTSNQPAPNRNKFLSKMLNKGDVFVFPVGLIHFQFNPNPHQPAIAIAALSSQNPGAITIANAVFGSDPPISYDVLAKAFQVENNTIDYLQAQFWENNHN